From Choloepus didactylus isolate mChoDid1 chromosome 25 unlocalized genomic scaffold, mChoDid1.pri SUPER_25_unloc1, whole genome shotgun sequence, a single genomic window includes:
- the ODF3L2 gene encoding outer dense fiber protein 3-like protein 2 → MGTLSCDPTPQLTTAPLGRRGTECPIPETGLRKSCGAAAWEPGSGPGLYVLPSTVGYVNHDRTRAAGPAFSLLRRPSEAPPQDASPGPIYFLDPKVTRFGRSCTPAYSMQGRAKVRGVEVTPGPGAYSPEKVPPTHQRTPPAFTLGSRLRPQPLDTSVPAPNAYTLPSLWGSQVFTKPSSPSYTALGRPPPARPLQDPAETPGPGQYESPDPSTYRQRPPAFSMLGRPRPRPFNTPSPEGVPTSKARAPACSPGPCPPRRAVPTAMDALP, encoded by the exons ATGGGCACCCTGAGCTGCGACCCCACTCCACAGCTGACCACGGCACCCCTGGGCCGGCGGGGGACCGAGTGTCCGATTCCTGAGACTGGCCTGAGGAAGTCCTGTGGGGCAGCTGCCTGGGAGCCCG GTTCCGGGCCCGGCTTGTACGTCCTGCCATCCACTGTCGGCTACGTCAACCACGACCGCACCCGGGCAGCCGGCCCCGCCTTCTCCCTCCTCCGGAGACCCAGCGAGG CACCCCCTCAGGACGCCAGCCCTGGGCCTATTTACTTCCTGGACCCGAAAGTCACCCGCTTTGGCCGCAGCTGCACCCCTGCTTACTCCATGCAGGGCCGGGCCAAGGTCCGGG GTGTGGAGGTGACGCCCGGGCCCGGGGCCTATAGCCCAGAGAAGGTGCCCCCCACGCACCAGCGGACACCCCCGGCTTTCACCCTGGGCTCCCGCCTGCGCCCGCAGCCCCTGGACACCTCGGTGCCGGCACCCAACGCCTACACGCTGCCCTCTCTCTGGGGCTCCCAGGTCTTCACCAAGCCCAGCAGCCCCAGCTATACAGCGCTGGGCCGCCCGCCCCCCGCCCGCCCCTTGCAGGACCCCGCAGAGACTCCCGGCCCGGGCCAGTACGAGAGCCCGGACCCCAGCACCTACCGGCAGCGCCCACCTGCCTTCTCCATGCTGGGACGGCCCCGCCCGCGGCCCTTCAACACCCCCAGCCCCGAGGGCGTCCCCACGAGCAAGGCCAGAGCACCGGCCTGCAGCCCGGGCCCCTGCCCCCCAAGGCGGGCTGTCCCCACGGCCATGGACGCCTTGCCCTGA